One stretch of Arachis hypogaea cultivar Tifrunner chromosome 20, arahy.Tifrunner.gnm2.J5K5, whole genome shotgun sequence DNA includes these proteins:
- the LOC112784623 gene encoding clp protease adapter protein ClpF, chloroplastic produces the protein MVQIVTMSTLANCGKSMKYGFFSPSLMKPFKPFRRSQMASVNGRYCVWNHCVQSLFLVGYPCYVLRYRDFKAEAGWLFGRGEQGLDASSEHSESANEDILLFFFQLDLATRVQYALNMEEYDIAKQLRNKLTEVEAEVINQQLSKRGLSSKSEAQDKALSIITLRSNLQKAIENEDYALAAELRNEISKLEAESLAVSAKALAHKNVQFAFRLGQKVRHKVFGYRAVIVGMDPVCCESTSWMETAQVKKLSRGSAQPFYQVLVDVRADPNILVAYVAEDNLVIPDQPDMEKFDHPYISFLFYGMDAAGDFIPIKQLREKYNRPRHEVPNDED, from the exons ATGGTGCAAATTGTGACAATGAGCACTTTGGCAAATTGTGGAAAGAGCATGAAATATGGTTTTTTCTCCCCATCTTTGATGAAACCTTTTAAGCCATTTAGGAGATCCCAAATGGCCTCTGTCAATGGAAGATACTGTGTTTGGAATCATTGTGTTCAGAGTTTGTTCTTAGTTGGGTACCCTTGTTATGTGTTGAGGTATCGTGATTTTAAGGCCGAAGCTGGGTGGTTATTTGGAAGGGGTGAGCAAGGGTTGGATGCAAGTTCTGAGCACAGTGAGAGTGCTAATGAGGATATATTGTTGTTCTTCTTTCAGCTAGACTTAGCCACAAGAGTTCAG TATGCTTTAAACATGGAGGAATATGACATTGCGAAGCAGTTGAGGAACAAACTTACTGAG GTTGAAGCAGAGGTCATCAATCAACAACTGTCAAAAAGGGGACTCTCATCGAAAAGTGAAGCTCAAGATAAAGCTTTGAGTATTATAACTCTTCG TTCTAATCTCCAGAAAGCTATTGAGAATGAAGATTATGCCTTGGCTGCTGAATTACGCAATGAGATTTCGAAACTTGAGGCAGAGTCTCTAGCTGTGTCAGCTAAAGCTTTAGCACATAAAAATGTGCAATTTGCATTTCGGTTGGGGCAAAAAGTGAGACATAAAGTTTTTG GCTATAGAGCTGTGATAGTTGGAATGGATCCAGTATGTTGTGAATCAACTTCATGGATGGAAACTGCCCAGGTTAAGAAGTTATCTCGTGGTTCGGCTCAACCATTTTATCAG GTACTTGTCGACGTGCGTGCTGATCCTAACATATTGGTAGCATATG TCGCAGAGGATAATCTTGTAATCCCTGATCAACCAGACATG GAAAAGTTTGATCATCCGTACATCTCTTTCCTCTTTTATGGAATGGATGCTGCTGGAGATTTCATCCCGATCAAGCAACTGAGAGAGAAGTACAATAGACCGCGGCACGAAGTCCCAAATGATGAAGATTGA
- the LOC112783674 gene encoding beta-glucuronosyltransferase GlcAT14B encodes MQNSGSTAAAAPTPPQSQPPPQQHQWSSILTSKPIFSTLFSLRDPKPNNKPTLLLYTFLAISLLSITFIFSLCTSSSSTGPHSGPDPFLFPAHQAHNHRIIYDSTKANPPPPSIAYLISGSRSDSGRIIRLLHATYHPLNQYLLHLDPSASHADRERVALTVQSNPIFKAAQNVHVMGKPDFAYQKGSSPVSLAVHAASILIRLNLKWDWFVSLSADAYPLATQDDLLHIMSFLPKDMNFVNHSSYIGWKESRRLRPIIVDPGLYLAEGTDMFYATQKRDLPSAFRVFTGSSFSILTRFLEFCILGADNLPRLLLMYFANTPWSLSNYFPSVLCNSRQFNRTVINQNLLYGMYDNHHHISDPRPLNSSDFDDMICSGAAFARKFQPDDPVLDLIDQNLLRRSPGSVVPGGWCLGESGNSTCLTWGDANILRPGSGSQRIEKAIVKLLSNGTFRSHQCV; translated from the exons ATGCAAAATTCGGGttcaacagcagcagcagcaccAACGCCACCACAatcacaaccaccaccacaacaaCATCAGTGGTCTTCAATCCTCACCTCAAAACCCATTTTCTCCACCCTCTTCTCACTCAGAGACCCTAAACCCAACAACAAGCCCACCCTCCTCCTCTACACTTTCCTAGCCATCTCACTCCTCTCCATCACCTTCATCTTCTCCCTCTGCACTTCCTCATCCTCCACGGGCCCACATTCCGGGCCCGACCCTTTCCTCTTCCCGGCCCACCAGGCCCACAACCACCGCATCATCTACGACTCTACCAAGGCCAACCCTCCCCCTCCCTCCATCGCCTACCTCATTTCCGGGTCACGTTCCGATTCGGGTCGGATCATCCGACTCCTCCACGCCACCTACCATCCCCTCAACCAGTACCTCCTCCATCTCGACCCTTCCGCTTCCCATGCGGACCGCGAGCGCGTGGCTCTCACTGTCCAGTCGAACCCTATTTTCAAAGCCGCACAGAATGTTCATGTTATGGGGAAACCCGATTTCGCGTACCAGAAAGGATCCTCGCCCGTTTCGCTTGCGGTTCACGCAGCGTCGATACTAATTCGGTTGAACTTGAAGTGGGATTGGTTTGTTAGCCTTAGTGCTGATGCTTACCCGCTTGCTACCCAAGATG ATCTTCTTCACATCATGTCATTCCTGCCTAAAGATATGAACTTTGTGAATCATTCAAGCTATATTGGCTGGAAAGA GTCGAGGAGGTTGAGACCCATTATTGTTGATCCAGGCCTGTATCTTGCTGAAGGGACTGACATGTTTTATGCCACTCAGAAGAGAGATCTCCCTAGTGCTTTCCGCGTTTTTACAG GTTCCTCTTTTTCTATCCTGACTCGTTTTCTGGAGTTCTGCATCTTGGGAGCAGACAACCTCCCACGGCTACTGCTGATGTATTTTGCAAACACACCCTGGTCCCTGTCCAACTATTTCCCTTCTGTTCTTTGTAATTCACGTCAGTTCAACAGGACAGTCATAAATCAGAACTTATTATATGGTATGTATGACAACCATCATCACATAAGTGATCCTCGACCACTTAATTCCAGTGATTTTGATGACATGATTTGCAGTGGAGCTGCCTTCGCTCGGAAATTTCAACCAGATGATCCTGTGCTTGATCTAATTGACCAAAACCTTCTGAGACGGAGTCCTGGATCAGTTGTTCCTGGTGGATGGTGCTTAGGTGAGTCTGGAAACAGCACATGCTTAACATGGGGAGATGCTAATATTTTGAGACCTGGCTCAGGTTCTCAACGAATTGAGAAAGCGATAGTCAAATTGCTTTCAAATGGCACTTTTCGATCGCATCAGTGTGTTTGA